The proteins below come from a single Kitasatospora sp. NBC_00315 genomic window:
- a CDS encoding rhodanese-like domain-containing protein, which translates to MTAQSPVRWSDPERQELEERVAATELAWLTLDVDVQTLRVEIDNFALIHHQLLGPLYARLDELDALIAEAVAARSGHPEDARRAAEARRRVDDLPDLDALFSDIADVTAQVREQAEDEGRLPPAAQPQPPTRVRPGKDAQRIYRDLARRAHPDLSTDPVEQRRRSAFIARVNEAYAHGDALALEQLAEEWSTDPEAAPAADSPDRPAWLRQRLEWLGGKIAEVAAEQVRLENTAMGELLALAPQDPDRLLEELAEQLLGKAAAQQAELDRLLAGHDHPAHDHPAHDRPAHDRPAHDRPAAGRTTDHQTQETQTMFAQIPTTDAVSVPADAALLDVREQDEWDAGHVDGALHIPIGEVVARLGELPEEKLYVLCRVGGRSAQVVQYLVQQGREAVNVDGGMYAWEAAGRPMVGSGGGQAFVL; encoded by the coding sequence GTGACCGCGCAGAGCCCCGTCCGCTGGTCGGACCCCGAGCGGCAGGAGCTGGAGGAGCGGGTCGCCGCCACCGAGCTCGCCTGGCTCACCCTGGACGTCGACGTGCAGACCCTCCGGGTCGAGATCGACAACTTCGCCCTGATCCACCACCAGCTCCTCGGCCCGCTGTACGCCCGCCTCGACGAGCTGGACGCGCTGATCGCGGAGGCCGTCGCGGCCCGCAGCGGCCACCCCGAGGACGCCCGCCGCGCCGCCGAGGCCCGCCGCCGGGTGGACGACCTGCCCGACCTGGACGCCCTCTTCAGCGACATCGCCGACGTCACGGCCCAGGTCCGGGAGCAGGCCGAGGACGAGGGTCGCCTTCCGCCCGCGGCGCAGCCGCAGCCGCCGACCCGGGTGCGTCCCGGCAAGGACGCCCAGCGGATCTATCGCGACCTGGCCCGCCGGGCCCACCCCGACCTGTCCACCGACCCGGTCGAGCAGCGGCGCCGCTCCGCCTTCATCGCCCGGGTCAACGAGGCCTACGCGCACGGCGACGCCCTGGCGCTGGAGCAGCTCGCCGAGGAGTGGTCCACCGACCCGGAGGCCGCGCCCGCCGCCGACTCGCCGGACCGGCCGGCCTGGCTGCGCCAGCGGCTGGAGTGGCTCGGTGGGAAGATCGCCGAGGTGGCGGCCGAGCAGGTCAGGCTGGAGAACACCGCGATGGGCGAGCTGCTCGCGCTGGCCCCCCAGGATCCGGACCGGCTGCTGGAGGAGCTCGCCGAGCAGCTGCTCGGCAAGGCGGCCGCCCAGCAGGCCGAACTGGACCGGCTGCTGGCCGGTCACGACCACCCGGCCCACGACCACCCGGCCCACGACCGCCCGGCCCACGACCGCCCGGCGCACGACCGCCCGGCGGCAGGCCGCACCACCGACCACCAGACCCAGGAGACCCAGACGATGTTCGCCCAGATCCCCACCACCGACGCCGTCTCCGTCCCGGCCGACGCCGCGCTGCTCGACGTCCGCGAGCAGGACGAGTGGGACGCCGGCCACGTGGACGGCGCGCTGCACATCCCGATCGGCGAGGTGGTGGCCCGGCTCGGCGAACTGCCCGAGGAGAAGCTGTACGTGCTGTGCCGGGTCGGCGGGCGCTCCGCCCAGGTCGTGCAGTACCTGGTGCAGCAGGGGCGTGAGGCGGTCAACGTGGACGGCGGGATGTACGCCTGGGAGGCAGCCGGCCGGCCGATGGTGGGCAGCGGCGGTGGCCAGGCCTTCGTTCTCTAG